Proteins encoded in a region of the Methylobacterium radiotolerans JCM 2831 genome:
- the fixJ gene encoding response regulator FixJ, with protein sequence MATDLVHVVDDDPAMRDSVGFLLGTEGFDVRLYEAGADLLDGLKEPAGGCVLTDIRMPGIDGLELLRRLRAAGHALPVVMMTGHGDVPLAVEAMKLGACDFIEKPFDDEALIQALRSALERGGAAGAVDPTLREFVRRFGTLSERERQVLNHLVAGGTSKEIGRTLDISPRTVEIYRAKLMAKTRAESLQELVRWSVLAGLA encoded by the coding sequence ATGGCGACTGACCTCGTGCACGTCGTGGACGACGATCCGGCCATGCGGGACTCCGTCGGCTTCCTGCTCGGGACCGAGGGCTTCGATGTCCGGCTCTACGAGGCCGGGGCGGACCTGCTCGACGGGCTGAAGGAGCCGGCCGGGGGATGCGTCCTGACCGACATCCGCATGCCCGGCATCGACGGGCTGGAACTGCTGCGCCGCCTGCGGGCGGCGGGGCACGCCTTGCCGGTGGTGATGATGACGGGACACGGGGACGTGCCGCTCGCTGTCGAGGCGATGAAGCTCGGCGCCTGCGACTTCATCGAGAAGCCGTTCGACGACGAGGCGCTCATCCAAGCGCTCAGGTCGGCCTTGGAGCGCGGCGGGGCCGCCGGAGCGGTCGACCCGACGCTGCGGGAGTTCGTGCGACGGTTCGGAACCCTGAGCGAGCGCGAGCGGCAGGTCCTGAATCACCTCGTCGCCGGAGGCACAAGCAAGGAGATCGGTCGGACGCTCGACATCAGCCCGCGCACGGTCGAGATCTACCGGGCCAAGCTCATGGCCAAGACGCGGGCGGAGAGCCTGCAGGAATTGGTGCGCTGGTCGGTGCTGGCCGGGCTAGCCTGA
- a CDS encoding response regulator transcription factor has protein sequence MPWARETLIDVVDDDPAILHSTRCLIECEGHRVETFADGSELLAAFPGPRPAFVLLDQVMAGMDGLEVFGRLRDLDAHVPVVLITGHPDPGIRTRARIAGIPLIEKPLVFDALFGLLGQEAAGISASRT, from the coding sequence ATGCCATGGGCCCGCGAGACCCTCATCGATGTCGTGGACGACGACCCGGCCATCCTGCATTCCACGCGCTGCCTGATCGAATGCGAAGGCCACCGCGTCGAGACCTTCGCCGACGGCAGCGAACTGCTGGCGGCCTTTCCCGGCCCGCGACCGGCCTTCGTACTGCTCGATCAGGTCATGGCGGGGATGGACGGTCTTGAGGTTTTCGGCCGCCTGCGCGACCTCGACGCGCATGTCCCCGTCGTGCTGATCACTGGCCATCCCGACCCGGGCATCCGGACGCGGGCTCGGATTGCGGGCATTCCATTGATCGAAAAACCCCTCGTGTTCGACGCGCTCTTCGGACTTCTCGGCCAGGAGGCCGCCGGGATTTCGGCTTCGCGAACTTGA